In Streptomyces seoulensis, the following are encoded in one genomic region:
- a CDS encoding helix-turn-helix domain-containing protein — MDAAQQEATARARELQRNWYGEPLGALFRKLIDDLGLNQARLAAALGLSAPMLSQLMSGQRAKIGNPAVVQRVQLLQELAAQVADGSVSAAEATDRMDEIKKSPGGSVLSNTTQTTSSSGAPTVKRVVREIQSLLRSVAAAGDIIDAADTLAPTHPELAEFLRVYGAGRTADAVAHYQSHQS; from the coding sequence GCGAGAGCGCGGGAGCTCCAGCGGAACTGGTACGGGGAGCCGTTGGGGGCGCTCTTCCGTAAGCTGATCGACGATCTCGGGCTCAATCAGGCCCGGCTCGCCGCCGCGCTGGGGCTGTCGGCTCCGATGCTGTCGCAGCTCATGAGCGGCCAGCGCGCCAAGATCGGCAATCCGGCGGTGGTGCAGCGGGTGCAGCTGCTGCAGGAGCTGGCCGCGCAGGTGGCGGACGGCAGTGTGAGCGCGGCCGAGGCGACCGACCGCATGGACGAGATCAAGAAGTCCCCAGGAGGCTCGGTGCTGAGCAACACCACACAGACGACCAGCAGTTCGGGCGCGCCCACGGTGAAGCGGGTCGTGCGCGAGATCCAGTCACTGCTCCGCTCCGTCGCCGCCGCCGGAGACATCATCGACGCCGCGGACACCCTCGCCCCGACCCACCCCGAACTGGCAGAGTTCCTCCGGGTCTACGGCGCGGGCCGCACCGCCGACGCGGTCGCGCACTACCAGTCCCACCAGAGCTGA